A part of Halobaculum sp. MBLA0143 genomic DNA contains:
- the pstB gene encoding phosphate ABC transporter ATP-binding protein PstB: protein MADGGTTSDSTVTETESPSVETSAGGRVTTEGESHEESRAEWTEYEFDGSAAISTTDLDVHYGDEQAIDSVSVDIPRESVTALIGPSGCGKSTFLRSLNRMNDRIKSASIDGSVTVDGEEIYQDGVNLVELRKRVGMVFQHPNPFPKSIRENISYGPRKHGEIDTGLVARLLGRDDSERERRLVERSLKQAALYDEVSDRLDDNALGLSGGQQQRLCIARCLAVDPEVILMDEPASALDPIATSKIEDLIEDLAEEYTVVIVTHNMQQAARISDQTAVFLTGGQLVEYDDTEKIFENPESQRVEDYITGKFG from the coding sequence ATGGCAGACGGCGGCACCACCAGCGACAGTACCGTCACGGAGACGGAGTCACCGAGCGTCGAGACGAGCGCTGGGGGTCGGGTCACGACCGAAGGCGAGAGTCACGAGGAGTCCCGGGCGGAGTGGACGGAGTACGAGTTCGACGGATCGGCGGCGATCTCCACGACGGACCTGGACGTACACTACGGTGACGAACAGGCAATCGACAGCGTGTCGGTGGACATTCCACGAGAGAGCGTCACGGCACTGATCGGCCCCTCCGGCTGCGGGAAGTCGACGTTCCTCCGGTCGCTCAACCGGATGAACGACCGGATCAAGAGTGCCAGTATCGATGGCTCCGTGACGGTGGACGGGGAGGAGATCTACCAGGACGGTGTCAACCTCGTCGAACTCCGCAAACGGGTGGGGATGGTGTTCCAACACCCCAACCCGTTCCCGAAGTCGATCCGGGAGAACATCAGCTACGGCCCGCGGAAACACGGGGAGATCGACACCGGGCTGGTCGCCCGGCTCCTGGGCCGTGACGACTCCGAACGGGAACGACGGCTCGTGGAGCGGTCACTGAAGCAGGCGGCGCTGTACGACGAGGTGAGCGACCGGTTGGACGACAACGCGCTCGGGCTGTCGGGCGGCCAGCAACAACGACTGTGTATCGCTCGGTGTCTGGCTGTCGACCCGGAGGTGATCCTGATGGACGAGCCGGCGTCGGCACTGGACCCCATCGCCACCTCGAAGATCGAGGACCTGATCGAGGATCTCGCCGAGGAGTACACGGTCGTGATCGTCACCCACAACATGCAGCAGGCGGCGCGGATCTCCGACCAGACGGCCGTGTTCCTCACGGGCGGACAGCTGGTGGAGTACGACGACACGGAGAAGATCTTCGAGAATCCGGAGAGCCAACGGGTGGAAGACTACATCACCGGGAAGTTCGGGTAG
- a CDS encoding disulfide bond formation protein B has protein sequence MSTLQAGTGLTDRLGTRPLLGAAWLVALAATGGSLYLSEVLGLVPCELCWVQRIFAYPLVVVLGVATVEGRATVVRSVLPLSTLGAATAAYHSYLQATTTSTTCGGAVSCGAVQYQLLGLSVPNLALTAFLLIGAGSLLAWLGQ, from the coding sequence GTGAGTACACTCCAGGCGGGAACCGGACTGACCGACCGACTCGGCACGCGGCCGTTGCTCGGGGCGGCGTGGCTCGTCGCGCTCGCGGCCACCGGCGGGAGTCTCTACCTCAGCGAGGTGCTGGGGTTGGTCCCGTGTGAGCTCTGTTGGGTGCAGCGAATCTTCGCGTACCCGTTGGTCGTCGTCTTGGGTGTGGCGACCGTAGAGGGCCGAGCGACCGTCGTGCGGAGCGTGCTCCCCCTGTCGACGCTGGGAGCGGCGACGGCCGCGTACCACTCGTACCTCCAGGCGACGACGACGAGTACGACCTGTGGCGGCGCCGTGTCGTGTGGCGCGGTACAGTACCAACTGCTCGGGCTGTCCGTGCCGAACCTGGCGCTGACGGCGTTTCTCCTGATCGGCGCCGGGAGCTTGCTAGCGTGGCTGGGTCAGTAG
- the pstC gene encoding phosphate ABC transporter permease subunit PstC: protein MATTEIGRRIADVDVTDRGAVLQAVGGLSLVATLVLFLLNSSLTAVPLLVTVSTVVYGWGRHQATTARALTFVATVSTVLVLGLIAVFVFVESIPAARAMSDTVLGVSVPGLGMLTKTSEPFWAARDKVFSMVPMIYGTVVTTLLAVSIAGPLGIAGALFIAEIAPDWAREVVKPGVEILAGIPSIVYGFIGFVVINQYTFDVLGTSYGSLFSVGLVIGLMSLPTVVTVAEDAIDSVPDSMKSGSLAVGATDWQTMKSVTLPAAFSGITAAVLLGVGRALGETMAATVMLGHSQNLPAPLYDVFFNGETLTSVIASQYGNATETQLSALYGAGVILFATVAVISVVSQLVEWRMKRNLEGDG, encoded by the coding sequence ATGGCAACGACTGAGATCGGGCGTCGCATCGCCGACGTGGACGTGACCGACCGAGGCGCCGTGTTGCAGGCGGTCGGTGGTCTGTCGTTGGTGGCGACTCTCGTACTGTTCTTACTGAACTCGTCACTGACGGCCGTCCCGTTGCTCGTTACTGTCTCCACTGTGGTGTACGGCTGGGGCCGCCACCAGGCGACGACCGCCCGGGCGCTGACGTTCGTGGCGACGGTCTCGACGGTGCTCGTCTTGGGACTGATCGCGGTGTTCGTGTTCGTCGAGTCGATCCCGGCGGCACGGGCGATGAGCGACACCGTCTTGGGGGTCTCCGTCCCCGGACTGGGGATGTTGACGAAGACCTCGGAGCCGTTCTGGGCGGCCCGCGACAAGGTCTTCTCGATGGTCCCGATGATCTACGGGACCGTGGTGACGACGCTGTTGGCCGTGTCGATCGCGGGTCCGCTTGGCATCGCGGGCGCGTTGTTCATCGCAGAGATCGCCCCCGACTGGGCCCGGGAGGTTGTCAAGCCGGGCGTCGAGATCCTCGCTGGCATCCCGTCGATCGTCTACGGGTTCATCGGCTTCGTCGTCATCAACCAGTACACGTTCGACGTGTTGGGGACGAGCTACGGGAGTCTGTTCTCCGTCGGGCTGGTGATCGGGCTGATGTCGCTGCCGACGGTCGTCACGGTCGCCGAGGACGCCATCGACTCCGTGCCGGACTCGATGAAGTCCGGGTCGTTGGCGGTCGGCGCGACAGACTGGCAGACGATGAAGAGCGTCACCCTGCCGGCGGCGTTCTCGGGGATCACCGCGGCCGTCCTGTTGGGCGTCGGTCGGGCTCTCGGCGAGACGATGGCCGCGACGGTGATGCTGGGTCACAGTCAGAACCTCCCGGCGCCGCTGTACGACGTGTTCTTCAACGGGGAGACCCTGACGAGTGTGATCGCCAGCCAGTACGGCAACGCGACGGAGACGCAGTTGAGTGCGCTGTACGGCGCGGGCGTCATCCTGTTCGCCACGGTCGCCGTCATCAGCGTCGTCTCACAGCTCGTCGAGTGGCGGATGAAGCGCAACCTGGAGGGTGACGGATGA
- a CDS encoding J domain-containing protein, with the protein MLAELFAALPGWLVTGLVLGAALSAGVALLFAVGVRLSPATESRTDGRRVDGTTRRHAEIRDYLGQIDERYAEKVELFDRRVAFYLPDREVAITFDPQTYFGLTNADPDATGNVEFDAEPDPEGLFVVLIEEEMPGHHLGRRLPFDVPNVHLGPESAPDPVAEAFDTLGLETTADSQRVEAAYRERVKEVHPDQGGDRETFTEVREAYTTALNHADGG; encoded by the coding sequence GTGCTCGCCGAGTTGTTCGCCGCGCTCCCGGGCTGGCTCGTCACCGGGCTCGTCTTGGGGGCTGCGCTGTCTGCGGGGGTCGCGCTGTTGTTCGCGGTCGGCGTCCGGCTGTCGCCGGCGACGGAGTCACGGACGGACGGCCGGCGCGTCGACGGGACGACGCGTCGCCACGCCGAGATCAGAGACTACCTCGGCCAGATCGACGAACGCTACGCCGAGAAGGTGGAACTGTTCGACCGACGGGTCGCGTTCTACCTCCCGGACCGGGAGGTGGCGATCACGTTCGACCCGCAGACGTACTTCGGGCTGACGAACGCCGACCCGGACGCGACCGGCAACGTGGAGTTCGACGCGGAGCCGGACCCGGAGGGGTTGTTCGTCGTCCTGATCGAAGAGGAGATGCCGGGCCACCACCTCGGTCGCCGGCTGCCGTTCGACGTGCCGAACGTCCACCTCGGCCCGGAGTCGGCGCCCGACCCGGTCGCCGAGGCGTTCGACACCCTGGGGCTGGAGACGACCGCGGACAGCCAGCGGGTGGAGGCGGCCTACCGCGAACGGGTGAAGGAGGTCCACCCGGACCAGGGAGGAGACCGGGAGACGTTCACCGAGGTTCGGGAGGCGTACACGACCGCACTCAACCACGCCGACGGCGGCTGA
- a CDS encoding PstS family phosphate ABC transporter substrate-binding protein: MTQDASDSVSRRRFVQTATAAGVVGAAGCASTQTGGSGGGGGDTGPLTADGSSTVYPITNGAAALWNGNPPAADEEYWGPGQYDIDTDQNLADYFAGQYGFEATGERSTPPFLVNVALSHSGTGVEAVQKGRVDIGDSSAPVSAELPEAEQSTLDSFVDHVVGVDGQPIVVSREVYDGGVTGLTGDELRAIYKKEITNWSEVGGPDKEIQAIGRAEGSGTDTSFRSNLYGSPDASISPDVRKGQNQQVKTLVSNTDNAIAYIALAFVEEDGAVPPISLELEGTVYEYGKNLGAKGYPLSRDLHCYTWEDTSNKEAAFINMILTDFGQEKFVASNNYFKLPQSRREEERAKLPDQS, translated from the coding sequence ATGACGCAAGATGCGTCCGACTCGGTGTCACGACGTCGGTTCGTTCAGACAGCAACCGCAGCGGGAGTCGTCGGTGCGGCCGGCTGTGCCAGCACACAGACCGGCGGCAGCGGCGGGGGTGGCGGAGACACGGGCCCGCTGACGGCCGACGGCTCCTCTACGGTGTACCCGATCACCAACGGCGCGGCCGCCCTGTGGAACGGGAACCCGCCGGCTGCCGACGAGGAGTACTGGGGCCCGGGACAGTACGACATCGACACGGACCAGAACCTGGCCGACTACTTCGCGGGACAGTACGGCTTCGAGGCGACCGGAGAGCGCTCGACGCCGCCGTTCCTCGTGAACGTCGCTCTGTCTCACTCCGGGACGGGCGTCGAGGCGGTCCAGAAGGGGCGCGTCGACATCGGTGACTCCTCGGCGCCGGTCTCGGCCGAGCTGCCGGAGGCCGAGCAGTCCACACTCGACAGTTTCGTCGACCACGTCGTCGGCGTCGACGGCCAGCCGATCGTCGTCTCTCGGGAGGTCTACGACGGGGGCGTCACGGGGCTGACGGGCGACGAGCTGCGCGCGATCTACAAGAAGGAGATCACCAACTGGAGCGAGGTCGGTGGCCCGGACAAGGAGATCCAGGCCATCGGCCGTGCGGAAGGCTCCGGGACGGACACTTCGTTCCGTTCCAACCTCTACGGGAGCCCGGACGCGTCGATCAGCCCGGACGTCCGGAAGGGTCAGAATCAGCAGGTGAAGACGCTCGTCTCCAACACGGACAACGCGATCGCCTACATCGCGCTGGCGTTCGTCGAGGAGGACGGTGCGGTCCCGCCGATCTCGTTGGAGCTGGAGGGGACGGTGTACGAGTACGGCAAGAACCTCGGCGCGAAGGGGTACCCGCTCTCGCGTGACCTCCACTGTTACACCTGGGAGGACACCTCGAACAAGGAGGCCGCGTTCATCAACATGATCCTGACTGATTTCGGCCAGGAGAAATTCGTCGCCTCCAACAACTACTTCAAGCTGCCACAGAGCCGCCGCGAGGAGGAACGGGCGAAGCTGCCGGACCAGTCCTGA
- a CDS encoding DUF84 family protein yields MLVAVGSGNPVKRDATAAALSDPAADDRFVDATVVREPVDSGVAEQPRGAAETRRGAVRRAVAAREATDAAVGVGIEGGVGSYDPVETAAGPVGGELCLLVWAAVTDGTEMGVAAGPSMPLPAPVAERVADGEELGPVVDDLLDESGVARGRGTSGVVTGGRVEREAALRTAVAGALAPFRSPVE; encoded by the coding sequence GTGCTCGTCGCTGTTGGCTCCGGCAACCCGGTGAAGCGTGACGCCACGGCGGCCGCCCTCTCCGACCCGGCCGCCGACGACCGATTCGTGGACGCGACCGTCGTCCGGGAGCCGGTCGACTCCGGCGTCGCAGAGCAGCCTCGCGGCGCCGCCGAGACCCGGCGTGGTGCCGTGAGACGGGCCGTCGCCGCCCGCGAGGCCACCGACGCCGCCGTCGGCGTCGGAATCGAGGGCGGCGTCGGCTCGTACGACCCCGTGGAGACGGCCGCCGGACCGGTCGGCGGTGAACTGTGTCTGCTCGTCTGGGCCGCCGTGACGGACGGGACGGAGATGGGTGTCGCCGCGGGCCCGTCGATGCCGTTGCCTGCGCCCGTCGCCGAGCGGGTCGCGGACGGCGAGGAACTCGGTCCGGTCGTCGACGACCTCCTGGACGAGTCCGGGGTCGCTCGTGGCCGCGGCACGTCCGGCGTCGTCACCGGCGGGCGCGTCGAGCGAGAAGCTGCCCTCCGGACGGCCGTCGCCGGCGCGCTCGCTCCGTTCCGGTCACCAGTCGAGTGA
- the pstA gene encoding phosphate ABC transporter permease PstA: MSDPDDTRTDGGTLGVTDGEEQSALVTGDTTVYERVAASLVGLSVVTFSLGVTTLFRVTETGSTRILGLGLYQSFGLAMGVAGVGVAALGLVSRAGIADTAPDPYTGAVPMAIVSLLWLATGSVLGSAVLGLGAVGGVALGVVTAVAAFVIGLRAGEDVGSTVPVGTLVAVVGLSLLAGVIGPEWVYDPETLIAEFPSQAVVPVFAMGGGLLAAWSGAKAHAGFGTRGRQQGSFLLISMNAAAMIAVLAALIGFVAIRGFGPMMEGFTVGLSGIDWPFVTNPSQGLGIQPGVFPAIVGTVWLVVGAVSFSVPLAVGAAVFLTEYAEQGRFTQGVEVATNGLWSTPSVVYGLFGLAFLVPRFNDTRSLLVGQLVLGFMLLPLCLITSREAIKSVPDEYRDASVALGVNRWQTIRSVVLPAAMPGIITGVILGVGRIAGETAPILLVAAGATFPSSAPAVLGSFQLQASPPFVTNPALLEAGSALPYQLYAVITAGVGETQAFGWGTALVLLLVVLGFYAIGIASRVYFRRKLDRDQ; the protein is encoded by the coding sequence ATGAGCGACCCAGACGACACGCGAACGGACGGCGGGACGCTGGGCGTCACGGACGGCGAAGAACAGTCGGCACTCGTCACCGGCGACACCACGGTGTACGAACGGGTGGCGGCGAGTCTGGTCGGGCTGAGCGTCGTCACCTTCTCGTTGGGCGTGACGACGTTGTTCCGGGTGACGGAGACCGGCAGCACACGGATCCTCGGACTCGGACTGTACCAGTCGTTCGGGCTGGCGATGGGTGTCGCCGGCGTCGGCGTCGCCGCCCTCGGGCTGGTGTCGCGGGCCGGGATCGCCGACACGGCGCCGGACCCGTACACCGGAGCGGTGCCGATGGCGATCGTCAGTCTGCTGTGGCTGGCGACCGGGTCGGTGTTGGGCAGCGCCGTCTTGGGGCTGGGCGCGGTCGGTGGCGTCGCGCTCGGGGTCGTGACCGCCGTCGCGGCGTTCGTGATCGGGCTCCGGGCCGGCGAGGACGTCGGCTCGACGGTTCCGGTCGGTACGCTCGTCGCGGTCGTCGGGCTGTCGCTGCTGGCGGGCGTGATCGGGCCCGAGTGGGTGTACGACCCGGAGACGCTGATCGCGGAGTTCCCGTCGCAGGCGGTCGTGCCGGTGTTCGCGATGGGCGGCGGGCTGTTGGCGGCCTGGAGCGGTGCGAAGGCGCACGCCGGCTTCGGCACCCGCGGCCGCCAACAGGGGTCGTTCCTGTTGATCAGTATGAACGCGGCCGCGATGATCGCCGTGTTGGCGGCGCTGATCGGGTTCGTCGCGATCCGCGGCTTCGGTCCGATGATGGAGGGGTTCACCGTGGGTCTCTCCGGGATCGACTGGCCGTTCGTCACCAACCCCTCACAGGGGCTGGGGATTCAGCCCGGGGTGTTCCCGGCGATCGTCGGCACGGTCTGGCTCGTCGTCGGCGCCGTGAGCTTCTCCGTCCCGTTGGCAGTCGGCGCGGCGGTGTTCCTCACGGAGTACGCCGAGCAGGGCCGGTTCACCCAGGGCGTCGAGGTGGCGACGAACGGGCTCTGGAGCACACCGAGCGTCGTGTACGGACTCTTCGGACTCGCCTTCCTCGTCCCCCGGTTCAACGACACGCGGTCGTTGTTGGTCGGGCAGTTGGTGCTCGGATTCATGCTCCTCCCGTTGTGTCTCATCACGAGCCGGGAGGCGATCAAGAGCGTGCCGGACGAGTACCGCGACGCCAGCGTCGCCTTGGGCGTCAACCGGTGGCAGACGATCCGGTCTGTGGTGTTGCCGGCGGCGATGCCGGGGATCATCACGGGGGTCATCCTCGGGGTCGGCCGGATCGCCGGCGAGACGGCTCCGATCCTCCTGGTCGCGGCGGGGGCGACGTTCCCGTCCAGCGCACCGGCGGTGTTGGGCTCGTTCCAGCTCCAGGCGTCGCCGCCGTTCGTCACCAACCCGGCGTTGTTGGAGGCGGGGTCGGCGCTGCCGTACCAGCTGTACGCCGTCATCACCGCCGGAGTCGGCGAGACCCAGGCGTTCGGCTGGGGGACGGCGCTCGTGTTGCTGTTGGTCGTTCTCGGCTTCTACGCGATCGGTATCGCGTCGCGCGTCTACTTCCGGCGGAAGCTCGACAGAGACCAGTAA
- a CDS encoding DUF420 domain-containing protein — protein sequence MRLQVRDHVPAVTAILTVVSLALVFGAALQVFPASAIPRLSERGFDLIPHVNAVVSTAAIVTILGGVREIRRGNVSRHRALMLASLGLFAVFLVLYLYKVTVQGPADFPGPETIYQFVYLPVLAIHILLAIACIPLLYYVALLGLTRPIAEIYESSHRQFGRVAASLWLVSFVLGNVVYAMIYVVY from the coding sequence ATGCGACTCCAGGTCCGCGATCACGTCCCGGCGGTCACGGCGATCCTGACGGTCGTGTCGCTGGCGCTCGTGTTCGGTGCCGCGCTCCAGGTGTTTCCCGCTTCTGCGATCCCCCGGCTGTCCGAGCGAGGGTTCGACCTGATCCCACACGTCAACGCCGTCGTCAGCACGGCCGCGATCGTGACGATCCTGGGAGGTGTTCGCGAGATCCGCCGCGGCAACGTCTCTCGCCACCGTGCGCTCATGCTCGCCTCGCTCGGTCTGTTCGCCGTCTTCCTCGTGTTGTACCTCTACAAGGTGACGGTCCAGGGTCCCGCCGACTTCCCCGGACCGGAGACGATCTACCAGTTCGTCTACCTCCCGGTGTTGGCGATCCACATCCTGCTCGCCATCGCGTGTATCCCGTTGCTGTACTACGTCGCCCTACTGGGGCTGACCCGCCCGATCGCCGAGATCTACGAGTCGAGTCACCGCCAGTTCGGCCGGGTCGCCGCGTCGCTGTGGCTCGTCTCGTTCGTGTTGGGTAACGTCGTGTACGCGATGATCTACGTGGTCTACTGA
- a CDS encoding flippase-like domain-containing protein, which yields MTGRAVEVSVVLPAYNEAETIAETVQVSLDTLASFLPAGTFEVIVAEDGCEDRTPEIADRLAAEDDRVRHLHSDERLGRGGALEFAFDHAAGDTLVYFDTDLATDMRHLEELVERVRSGEADVATGSRWMPGEEADRPPKRGVPSRGFNGIVRLLLRSELRDHQCGFKAVSRPAFERLRADVEDDHWFWDTELLVRAQREGLAVAEFPVDWEPKGDSKVDLVRDVFGMGSQVLRLFWQLSVAPRVTRRVTFLVGLLFTVAALGLMTVYIPLGEVQRAFTSADPAPVVAAAVVYAASWPLRGLRYRDILAELDYRERLGFLTGAVFISQTGNLVFPARAGDAVRAYVVKTRRSIPYPTGGASLAAERVFDLLTITAMAGGVLVGLLATGGTADLATAISGNVGGDVLTPTAVQRAVQVAAVVGVAAVAVLLVTVFTARSERNFARAAVGRLSSDSYADYVAGVIEEFAAGVQRVAGSRRSVVRIGASSVVVWTLDVVTALLVLIAFPAVDLSVPTLLAVGFFAVSVGNLAKVLPLSPGGIGLYEAAFTAFVVGLGGVPAATAFAAAVLDHAVKNLVTVVGGVGSMLSLNVSLTTAVAEADEEELEETTPTDD from the coding sequence ATGACCGGACGGGCCGTCGAAGTGAGTGTCGTCCTCCCAGCGTACAACGAGGCGGAGACGATCGCGGAGACGGTCCAGGTGAGTCTGGACACGCTGGCGTCGTTCCTGCCGGCGGGGACGTTCGAGGTGATCGTCGCCGAAGACGGCTGTGAGGACCGAACCCCGGAGATCGCCGACCGGCTCGCGGCCGAAGACGACCGAGTCCGTCACCTCCACAGCGACGAGCGGCTGGGTCGCGGCGGCGCCCTGGAGTTCGCCTTCGACCACGCGGCCGGCGACACCCTCGTCTACTTCGACACGGACCTGGCGACCGACATGCGCCACCTGGAGGAGCTCGTCGAACGGGTTCGCTCGGGCGAGGCGGACGTGGCGACGGGTTCGCGGTGGATGCCGGGCGAGGAGGCCGACCGGCCGCCGAAGCGAGGCGTGCCGAGCCGCGGGTTCAACGGAATCGTCCGACTCCTGTTGCGGTCGGAGCTGCGGGACCACCAGTGTGGGTTCAAGGCCGTGTCCCGGCCGGCGTTCGAACGGCTCCGAGCGGACGTGGAAGACGACCACTGGTTCTGGGACACGGAACTGCTCGTCAGGGCCCAACGCGAGGGGCTGGCGGTCGCGGAGTTCCCAGTCGACTGGGAGCCGAAGGGTGACTCGAAGGTTGATCTCGTCCGGGACGTGTTCGGCATGGGGAGCCAGGTACTCCGGCTGTTCTGGCAGCTGTCGGTCGCCCCGCGGGTGACACGCCGGGTGACGTTCCTCGTCGGACTACTGTTCACCGTCGCCGCGCTCGGGCTGATGACGGTGTACATCCCGTTGGGCGAGGTGCAGCGCGCGTTCACGAGCGCGGACCCGGCGCCGGTCGTCGCCGCCGCGGTCGTGTACGCCGCCTCGTGGCCGCTCCGTGGGCTCCGGTACCGCGACATCCTCGCGGAGCTGGACTACCGAGAACGGCTGGGGTTCCTCACTGGCGCCGTGTTCATCAGCCAGACGGGTAACCTCGTGTTCCCGGCGCGGGCGGGCGACGCCGTCCGAGCGTACGTGGTGAAGACCCGACGGTCGATCCCGTACCCGACCGGCGGCGCGTCGCTGGCGGCAGAACGGGTGTTCGACCTGCTGACGATCACCGCGATGGCCGGCGGTGTGCTCGTGGGGCTGTTGGCGACCGGTGGCACTGCCGACCTGGCGACCGCCATCTCCGGCAACGTCGGCGGCGACGTGTTGACCCCGACGGCAGTCCAGCGAGCCGTCCAGGTAGCGGCCGTCGTCGGGGTCGCCGCCGTCGCGGTGTTGCTCGTCACCGTGTTCACCGCCCGGTCGGAGCGTAACTTCGCCCGGGCGGCCGTGGGTCGACTGTCGTCGGACTCGTACGCCGACTACGTCGCCGGCGTGATCGAGGAGTTCGCCGCCGGCGTCCAACGGGTCGCCGGCAGCCGTCGGTCGGTCGTCCGGATCGGCGCCTCCAGCGTCGTCGTCTGGACGCTGGACGTAGTGACGGCACTGCTGGTGTTGATCGCGTTCCCGGCGGTGGACCTGTCCGTGCCGACGTTGTTGGCGGTCGGCTTCTTCGCCGTCTCCGTCGGCAACCTGGCGAAGGTGCTCCCGTTGTCGCCTGGTGGAATCGGGCTGTACGAGGCCGCCTTCACCGCGTTCGTCGTCGGCTTGGGAGGCGTCCCGGCGGCGACGGCGTTCGCGGCGGCCGTGTTGGACCACGCGGTGAAGAATCTCGTCACCGTCGTCGGCGGCGTCGGGTCGATGCTGTCGCTGAACGTCTCGCTCACGACCGCCGTCGCAGAGGCCGACGAAGAGGAGCTCGAGGAGACGACGCCGACGGACGACTGA
- a CDS encoding PhoU domain-containing protein codes for MVETRKVQVTGGSTYTVSIPKDWATENGVSAGSEVEFYPEGDSLFLTPVSEEERTEGTLDVGELAGEELTRAVMTMYVSGFDIIALESSRITNDQRRTIRDAVQGLVGLEVLEETRDRVVIRDLLDSSELSIHNAVTRMRLIALSMLEDTVAALTEGDSDMARDVIQRDDDVDRLYMVVSRIFRSTLRTPKAAEELGLDRESCFDYHASARQLERTADHATKIAHLTLELDTSEDAGPVPEELTDALEELRVKAAAVVNDAMDALFEEEPNDANRQANRARSRVREIDQRAREIDELLRDLNPARAQLLGLVVDSVSRAADYGGNIAETALQKAAPTP; via the coding sequence ATGGTCGAGACCCGGAAGGTCCAGGTCACGGGCGGATCGACGTACACGGTGTCGATCCCCAAAGACTGGGCCACCGAGAACGGCGTCAGCGCCGGGAGCGAAGTCGAGTTCTACCCGGAGGGTGACTCGTTGTTCCTCACGCCAGTCTCCGAGGAGGAGCGCACGGAGGGGACGTTGGACGTCGGCGAGCTCGCCGGCGAGGAGCTCACCCGGGCGGTGATGACGATGTACGTCTCCGGATTCGACATCATCGCTCTGGAGTCGTCACGGATCACCAACGACCAACGCCGGACGATCCGGGACGCCGTTCAGGGGCTCGTCGGGCTCGAAGTGCTGGAGGAGACCCGCGACCGGGTCGTCATCCGCGACCTGTTGGACTCCTCGGAGCTGTCGATCCACAACGCCGTCACCCGGATGCGGCTGATCGCCCTCTCGATGCTGGAAGACACCGTCGCGGCGCTCACCGAGGGGGACTCCGACATGGCTCGGGACGTCATCCAGCGCGACGACGACGTCGACCGGCTGTACATGGTGGTCTCTCGGATCTTCCGGTCGACGCTCCGGACACCGAAGGCCGCCGAGGAGCTGGGACTGGACAGAGAGTCCTGTTTCGACTACCACGCCAGCGCCCGGCAGCTGGAGCGCACGGCCGACCACGCCACCAAGATCGCACACCTCACGCTGGAACTGGACACCTCCGAGGACGCCGGACCCGTCCCCGAGGAGCTGACCGACGCCCTGGAGGAACTGCGCGTCAAGGCCGCCGCCGTCGTCAACGACGCGATGGACGCACTGTTCGAAGAGGAGCCGAACGACGCGAACCGACAGGCGAACCGAGCCCGCAGCCGCGTCCGCGAGATCGACCAGCGAGCCCGCGAGATCGACGAACTCCTCCGTGATCTCAATCCCGCACGCGCACAGTTGCTCGGGCTCGTCGTCGACTCCGTCTCCCGAGCGGCCGACTACGGCGGGAACATCGCCGAGACGGCGCTCCAGAAGGCCGCCCCGACGCCGTGA